A single region of the Candidatus Protochlamydia amoebophila UWE25 genome encodes:
- a CDS encoding alanine/glycine:cation symporter family protein has protein sequence MPANIMTSIMNSLDIIYSWIWGAPLLVLLTGLGIYLTITLRGLQFRYLGYALRLVFGSQKAHPEAEGQGDISHFQSLMTALAATIGIGNIAGVATAITVGGLGALFWMWVTALLGMATKYAEAILAVKYRVTDEHGEMCGGPMYFIESGLGWKWLACSFAFFGAVAALGGGNMLQANSVADVMRTMFHVNPWWSGLIIAALTGFTIVGGIKSIGKVAGLLVPFMALFYIAGASIILAYHYDRIFDVIVAIITHAFTGQAAFGGFLGSTMLLALRVGVSRGLMTSEAGLGTASIAAAAAKTDLPGRQALVSMTGSFLATIIMCSVTGLVLGVTGVFGSLDEQGKLLNGASMTVAAFNSIFTGGGYIVTIGLVLFAFTTLLGWAYYGEKCVEYLFGIKSVPIYRVLFTLMIIPGAVLELDIVWKISDVFNGLMAFPNLIGLCALSSVVISETKLFLNVLKAEREAEN, from the coding sequence ATGCCTGCTAATATAATGACAAGTATCATGAATAGTTTAGATATAATTTATAGCTGGATATGGGGGGCTCCTCTTCTCGTGCTTTTAACTGGATTGGGAATTTATTTGACCATCACCTTACGAGGATTACAATTTCGTTATTTAGGTTATGCACTTCGATTAGTCTTTGGTTCTCAAAAAGCCCACCCAGAAGCAGAAGGACAAGGAGATATCAGCCACTTCCAATCGTTGATGACAGCCTTAGCTGCTACAATTGGAATTGGAAATATTGCGGGTGTTGCAACAGCCATTACAGTCGGTGGACTAGGAGCTCTTTTTTGGATGTGGGTGACTGCTTTATTGGGAATGGCGACGAAATATGCAGAAGCTATTTTAGCGGTAAAATATCGTGTTACTGACGAGCATGGAGAAATGTGTGGTGGGCCCATGTATTTTATCGAATCGGGTTTAGGTTGGAAATGGTTGGCTTGTTCATTTGCTTTTTTTGGAGCAGTCGCTGCTTTGGGTGGAGGAAACATGTTGCAAGCTAACTCTGTAGCAGATGTTATGCGTACGATGTTTCATGTAAATCCTTGGTGGTCTGGTCTAATTATTGCAGCATTGACAGGCTTTACCATTGTGGGAGGAATTAAAAGTATTGGAAAAGTCGCTGGTTTATTAGTTCCGTTCATGGCTCTTTTTTATATTGCGGGAGCAAGTATTATTTTGGCGTATCACTACGATCGTATCTTTGATGTCATTGTTGCTATCATTACCCATGCGTTTACGGGTCAAGCTGCATTTGGTGGTTTCTTAGGTTCAACAATGCTATTAGCACTTCGAGTCGGGGTGAGTAGAGGATTAATGACAAGTGAGGCTGGACTAGGAACAGCATCAATTGCCGCAGCTGCAGCAAAAACAGATCTTCCAGGTCGCCAAGCCTTAGTTTCCATGACAGGCTCTTTTTTAGCGACTATTATTATGTGCTCCGTGACAGGCCTTGTACTTGGCGTGACCGGTGTATTTGGTTCGCTAGATGAGCAAGGAAAATTGCTTAATGGCGCTTCTATGACTGTTGCAGCCTTTAACTCTATTTTTACTGGTGGGGGGTATATTGTAACAATTGGATTAGTCCTTTTTGCTTTTACAACGTTGCTTGGTTGGGCTTATTACGGTGAAAAATGTGTTGAATATCTTTTTGGTATTAAGTCTGTCCCCATTTATCGAGTTTTATTTACTTTAATGATTATTCCAGGAGCTGTTTTAGAACTAGATATTGTTTGGAAAATTTCTGATGTTTTCAACGGATTAATGGCTTTTCCAAATTTAATTGGATTGTGTGCACTTTCGAGTGTTGTCATTTCAGAAACAAAGTTATTTTTGAATGTCTTAAAAGCTGAAAGAGAAGCTGAGAATTAG
- a CDS encoding alanine/glycine:cation symporter family protein — translation MEQVDQFLSELRNWIWGLPLLMLLLGTGAYLTILLKGVQFRYLGYAFKQVIAKQKQDSQGDISHFQALMTSLAGAIGTGTIVGVATAITIGGLGAIFWMWVTAFLSMATKYAESLLAVKYREQDSRGEMSGGPMQYIEKGLGWKWMAWIFAVLGMIAAMSTGNLVQTNSIAEAVNHVWNIEPWTTGVVLCFLTAAVIIGGVKSIGNVASVLVPGMAIIYILAALYILVVNYSSIPHAFMLIFHSALNGQAAVGGFLGSTMILALQMGVARSVFSNEAGLGISSIAAAAAKTDSPGRQAMVTMTGALISTVIVCTMTGLVLAVSKLVGSYSQSGQLLNGASLAIAAFNTHIQGGEYLVTIGLVLFAYTTVLAWSYYGEKCCEYLFGESSVFSYRILFALMVIPGAALKMETAWFLADISNGLMVIPNLIALIALSKVIKKETKDFLIVVDREKEKRENSSGLGDT, via the coding sequence ATGGAACAAGTGGATCAATTCTTAAGCGAACTTAGAAATTGGATTTGGGGATTGCCTTTGCTCATGCTATTGCTTGGCACTGGGGCTTATTTAACTATTCTTTTGAAAGGAGTGCAATTTCGTTATCTTGGGTATGCATTTAAGCAGGTCATTGCTAAGCAAAAACAAGACTCGCAAGGAGATATTAGCCATTTTCAAGCTTTAATGACCTCCTTAGCCGGGGCTATTGGAACAGGAACAATTGTTGGGGTGGCGACAGCGATTACAATTGGAGGTTTAGGAGCTATTTTTTGGATGTGGGTAACAGCATTTTTAAGTATGGCGACTAAATATGCAGAGTCTTTGCTAGCCGTGAAATATCGTGAGCAAGATAGCCGAGGAGAAATGTCTGGGGGACCCATGCAATATATTGAAAAAGGTTTGGGATGGAAATGGATGGCATGGATTTTCGCTGTTTTAGGAATGATTGCAGCCATGAGTACGGGAAATCTTGTTCAAACAAATTCAATTGCTGAAGCTGTGAATCATGTATGGAATATTGAACCTTGGACTACAGGAGTTGTATTGTGTTTTTTAACAGCAGCTGTGATCATTGGTGGAGTTAAAAGTATTGGGAATGTTGCAAGTGTTTTAGTCCCTGGAATGGCAATCATTTACATTTTAGCTGCTCTTTATATTCTAGTTGTTAATTATTCTTCAATTCCTCATGCATTTATGTTGATTTTTCATAGTGCTTTAAATGGTCAAGCTGCAGTTGGTGGCTTCCTCGGTTCTACAATGATATTGGCTTTACAGATGGGTGTAGCAAGAAGTGTATTTTCTAATGAAGCAGGACTTGGAATATCTTCTATAGCTGCAGCAGCAGCCAAGACAGATAGTCCTGGACGTCAGGCAATGGTGACAATGACTGGTGCATTAATTTCGACTGTCATCGTTTGTACGATGACAGGCCTTGTCCTCGCTGTATCAAAACTAGTTGGTTCTTATTCACAGTCGGGTCAACTGTTAAATGGAGCTTCTCTAGCGATTGCTGCGTTTAATACTCACATTCAAGGTGGTGAATACCTTGTAACGATCGGTCTTGTTTTATTTGCGTATACCACGGTTCTTGCCTGGTCTTATTACGGAGAAAAATGTTGTGAATATTTATTTGGGGAAAGTTCGGTTTTTAGCTATCGCATCTTATTCGCTTTAATGGTTATTCCGGGAGCAGCATTAAAAATGGAGACTGCTTGGTTTTTAGCAGATATCAGTAACGGATTGATGGTGATTCCAAATTTAATTGCTTTAATCGCTTTATCTAAAGTTATTAAAAAAGAAACCAAAGATTTTTTAATTGTGGTGGATCGTGAAAAAGAAAAAAGGGAAAATTCCAGTGGTCTAGGAGATACATAA
- a CDS encoding 3-deoxy-7-phosphoheptulonate synthase has product MELLPSYKELKSQFPASASQDNFIEDCRETVKSILNGTDKRLLLIVGPCSIHDFHSAKEFAFRLKCLAESLSSHFFILMRVYCEKARTATGWKGFLYDPLLDGSNQLLLGIKKTRELLLELCDLRIPAATEFLDPLTAYYYEDLISWGSIGARTSSSQIHRQFASNLQIPIGFKNGIAGNISAAVQGAYAASQPHAYMALHENGWPIATQSKGNLDTHIVLRGGETKTNFDSHSISEALARLSHANLPERVLIDCSHHNSNKKHEKQPIVFQSIIDQVLAGNSFIKGLMIESHLYAGNQPFHFNPQELRYGVSITDSCLDWNSTQTLIEWGAHQLQENLNPSKKLSLSSESLFSSMICTKLKS; this is encoded by the coding sequence ATGGAACTTCTCCCCTCATATAAAGAATTAAAAAGCCAATTTCCGGCAAGCGCATCTCAAGATAATTTCATTGAAGATTGTCGAGAAACTGTAAAATCTATTTTAAATGGTACTGATAAGCGATTGTTATTGATTGTAGGGCCCTGCTCAATCCATGATTTTCATTCTGCTAAGGAATTTGCATTTAGATTAAAATGCTTAGCAGAATCTCTTTCGTCTCATTTTTTCATTTTAATGCGTGTCTATTGTGAAAAAGCGAGAACAGCAACGGGCTGGAAAGGATTTTTGTATGATCCACTTTTAGACGGTTCCAATCAACTTTTACTCGGAATCAAAAAGACAAGAGAATTGTTGCTAGAGCTTTGCGATTTGCGAATCCCTGCCGCAACCGAATTTTTAGATCCTTTAACCGCTTATTATTATGAAGATTTAATTTCTTGGGGGTCGATTGGAGCGAGAACTTCCTCTTCACAAATCCACAGGCAATTTGCTTCGAATTTGCAAATTCCGATAGGCTTTAAAAATGGAATTGCTGGTAATATTTCAGCTGCTGTTCAAGGAGCCTATGCGGCTTCTCAACCCCATGCTTACATGGCTTTACACGAAAATGGATGGCCAATTGCAACGCAATCTAAAGGAAATCTCGATACTCACATTGTTTTAAGAGGTGGGGAAACAAAAACCAATTTTGACTCTCATTCGATATCTGAAGCGCTTGCAAGGTTATCCCATGCAAACTTGCCAGAAAGAGTGTTGATCGATTGTTCTCATCATAATTCAAATAAAAAACATGAAAAACAACCAATTGTTTTTCAATCCATTATCGATCAAGTACTGGCAGGAAATTCCTTTATTAAAGGTTTAATGATAGAAAGTCACCTTTATGCCGGCAATCAACCTTTTCATTTCAATCCACAAGAGCTTCGTTATGGTGTTTCGATTACGGATTCTTGCTTAGATTGGAATTCAACTCAAACACTCATTGAATGGGGTGCTCATCAATTGCAAGAAAATCTTAATCCGAGTAAGAAGTTATCTTTGTCTTCAGAATCTCTTTTTAGTTCGATGATATGTACAAAGCTAAAAAGTTAA